From the genome of Spinacia oleracea cultivar Varoflay chromosome 2, BTI_SOV_V1, whole genome shotgun sequence, one region includes:
- the LOC110776684 gene encoding 60S ribosomal protein L39: MPSHKTFIIKKKLAKKMRQNRPIPQWIRMRTDNTIRYNAKRRHWRRTKLGF; the protein is encoded by the exons ATG CCTTCTCACAAGACGTTCATAATCAAGAAGAAGCTGGCGAAGAAGATGAGACAGAACAGGCCTATTCCTCAATGGATTCGCATGAGGACTGACAACACCATCAG GTACAATGCTAAGCGCAGACACTGGCGTCGCACCAAGCTCGGATTCTAG